The region GAGAGGTGTGGACAGATTATTAGACAGCCCACATCTATGAATCCACTCCCTTCCTGTAATTATCTCTTTAACCACAGTGTGGCAGCACTTTGATATGAGAGCTCACTGACCTACTAAAAAGTCACACATTCAAAAGATTCTGCACATTAACAACaaccagggccgtagcaaggtcaTCTgagccccctgactgtatattgctctgggcccctttcctattaaaaaaatacagtttagaatttgttgtggggccccttggatctttgggcccctagaatagTTACCACTTTTCACCTCACTAGCTACACCCCTGACAACAACTGAACATATactattagtggtgcttgctaaggcattgctaagggacttgaacaaacccctaaccctaagtattaaaggTGAGTGTAACTGGTTCTCTGCTGCTTGtactacggacatgaatgatatctaAATTCATGCTGCTACTTGAGGAAATGTGTGCTATAATTTTTCAAAGctatcagacttatgattttcacctggcagatgatTAAATCGATAAAAGAAAAAATCCCATGGACTACAAGAGGGGCCCGAATCATATCTAGGGGCCAAGGGCTGTatttacaaaaatttatttaggataaaaaagaagtttgaaaaaatgttcctaagtgcaattcatGAAGAACATTTAGAACATTCTtatagagacattttttttttaagaaaataagaaaatagcCCTTAGGAAGAATTTTACACTTCAGGCTgacgtgtgtaatttctgtgccactagcatcaacaAAAAGAACTGCAAAAATTAAGCAGTGTTTTCAACCACCTTTTTCGAACTCCAACCGCACTGACTTTTGCACAAGCATACACCAATCAGTTTCTCCAGAATTGTTGCGGGCCACAGCTTTTGACGCtttttgcctgtcaatcattctcatagtgttgtagttgtagCAGATAATTGAGCCTCATTTCACCCTGTTCAGATTCATAATAGTTGTCAGCTGACAGCACTATTTTGCTActtttgtgtttgacaaccattGGAACATGCACTAATGTTGCTCTTCTGCTCGGTGTTGGTCTCAACGGTATCTTTGATgtgcggtgttttggaaagagggagcATGGGCAATTTAACGTCTAAAATCGCTAGAACGGTAAATAAAATTCTGTCTGTAGTTAAAAGATGACATTggactatacagtatataattaagtTGATTCACACACTGTAGCCTTTTCTCTTCAAATCACACAAACAGCTGGCAAAGCATACCAAAGATTTACTAAACATTTTGTTGGTAGAGACTGTCCAGAACTGGAGGCTCTTATTAGTGTTTTGTATAATAAGATCTCAGCTGGGAACAAATTTGTCTCCAGAATTAAGTAAATATAAAGTTAGAATGGCATTTTAggatgtcctcatttggaaaaacaatttatatgtacaataaatatttcttttttattctgaaaaagtgttgttttagatgtaggtttagggttagtcaGTACACCAAACTACAGAAGTCTATGGTGTGTCCTTATTTAAATAGCtcagtaaacgtgtgtgtgtgtgtgtgttaccttgcgCAAAGGTTTGAGGTGTGTTTCCATGATGAAGTCATACTTGCAGAGCTCACAGCAGCGTGTATCAGAGCTCTTGATCCACTGATGCAAACATGCCTGGTGCACAAAACGCAAACTCCCTGTACAGCGGCAAGGAGTGATGAGAGGGCATTCCTCATCACCTTCACAGTGACAGAtcctacacaaacacaaataaccAAACTCATCAGACTTACAATATCAAACTCTTACTTATTCCacctctgctgaaaagaccagcttagaatTTCCATGGTGGTTCAGGTTGGTTTATTCTGGTTAGTGCTGGTATTGGTATTGGTCTAGCTGGTGGTCCAGCATAGCtgtgctgtttaccagcaaaaatgCTGGTCAAACAACATGGTCTTTCTTCAGCAAGGCCTGTTATATCATTGTTGAtacatataattataaaatattaagtaAGCACAAGCTGCTTCAATCAAGTAAatattcattttgaaatatcagtaacaactAAACCAGCAAAGATTTTACAGCAAAAAGATGTGCATTTCCTCCGACATTTTGGAATTGATTCTACAAGGCCTTCTACCGCCTAAAGAGCATAGATACTTGGTGTGTACCAAACCGCACAATTCTGCATTATTCTACATTATTTCTAAGTATAAGTAGTGCAAGTAGTGTATTAACattgaaaatgcaataaaaagaaGTGTTCTATGAGTACCCAGATGATAAaatttttcaaccgtcaaaatagAGTGTGAAATATTGGACAATCTATGCACTCAATGCTCGTGGCTTGCTGTACGTAGTGTAAGGGGCTGTGTTGTTGGTCTGACAAagtaattgtaaataatggagaatgtagcaactagcaaaACTGCAGCGCAGAAGGtgccttacaaatgtgagttgaatgcttttccATCACtacacgctgtgtgaatatggacGTTATCTGTGATACAAGTGTTGAAATAAGGAtggctaacgcgctaaagctagcggcaacacatcacatgtgtttgaaacgtcacttccgacAGCTGTTAAATGACGAATGCTTTCGTTTAGTAAAAatacgttaagtgttccatttgggatgattgTACACTTTGAAAATCCATTCACTACAGTGCAAAGTGCATATTAGAAGTGCAGagtgtatagtgcatcatttgggacacagttacttaaaggcctcgatatacttccgtAGACGTTCTTATTTGTTCTTCGTTcaagggtaaaaagaagttctaaacagtcgAGCAAAggtatactgtttccgaacattcagacacccgccacaacGCTGTATGATTTGATTACTTTTGTAGACtaaataatcaaaaaaaaaatcgcatgacatgttctagtaaaatgtctctatgtgaaggatcgtacagatgtaggtacatttgcaccagctcgctaataactctacacgctgatgtgttcatgttgactgattttgactgactaaAGAAcgtaaacagaattagctgtccGTCTCAATGTAGGTGgggctccaggtcacacctacagatgacgtggaccaatgacagtaaggTGATTAGCAGCCAGTCAGACGTTTTCCGAAAAAAACTCAAAAACTCTTTTTTGGcctgattttgttctaaatgacgtcacacccattcgttcttcgatttcgtatgaagtatatcgaGGCATTGCCCCCCTAGATTTGTCTGATGACCCCACCCTAACTGACACGAAATGATCAAGGGGCACATCGCCCCCCAGACTAACGGCGAAACCCCCGCCCCAACAAGTGCCTCAccaaagatcacatcctagtGCCGGCCCTGCCGTGAGACAGTAGACCTGTAGTATATTATAGGTTACTTTACATGTATACAACAGGTTTTTCCGCAAAGAAATCAcgttgatgatgtagaggctttagaaaatcatgtatcaaatatgatacgttAGGCTTTATAGGTTTAAACCTCTGGAATCCTGAAATTAATTGAGAGGCATCGGGTGCTTGTAAGAGAGGGAGTGTGCCTGGAAAATTTGTCTTGGTCAATGGGggcccttggagtcaaaaaggttaagAACCACTAGTCTAAAACACTACATATGCTGGAGAAAAACAAATGCTGTTTTTCAACAGAGAactcatccatcaatccatctctCTCACCTGCACACCTCTAGTTCATCATCAGTGCATGCTTGTGGAGTGGTGCCATTCTGATTGGTGGGATCTGTGAATTTACAAGGGGATGGGACGGCCATATCTGGGTCTCCTGAGCCTCGTTCCTCATACTTCTTAGTAATAGGCTCCTCCTCCTCACTTCCATATCTACTACTACCACGCTCACTTCCTTTCCTGTGATTTGCTGCCTGGCTTTGGCTCCCATGCTCCTCCCTTTTTGACGACAACTTTTTGTGGGTCTTGCCATTGGGTTCCTTGCACTGTGGCGGTTGGTTCTCTTTCTGTCCCTCATCTGAGTTGCCAGACATGAGCTCAATACCATCCCGTGTCTCACGGGATTGCGCTTGCATATGTCTGCCGCTGCTGCGTCTCCGTCTCGCTTTTTCACGGCTCCAGGAGCGAGCTTCTCTCCAGCGCTCCTCGTCTTCTGAGGATGagtctgagtgtgtgtgcacCTGTTTATAAGACCGTGAATGTCTCGGTTGGTCCACACACTCTGTGACACACCCAACAGCCCCGGTCCCACTGCTCTCCCGTCGCCGTCGAATGCGACGTTTGACTTGTCGCTTTGCGGTGGGGGCGGAAGCGGAGGCAGGGTTTATGGGCATGACGAGTGTAGTCTGATCTGAGCCATCTACTTCAAGTTTAGTATGACCACGAGagctacacaacacacacacacaccatacatacagacagacaaaagCAAAGGAATGAAGAACACAAAACAAAGCATGAAATGATTGTGAATGCAAAAcatgatgtataaataaaaagtgaatctCTTTTGAGCTGGTGTTTGtacaacattttttaacattttgtttttctctcattGGCCTCATGTCTTTGCAATTCACTGTTTACTAATCATTTTCGACACAGAGCCCCAGCTGTAAAGGAAATTTGGTATTCAAAGCACATAATGTAATTTGGTTGTAAATGCTTCAACATACTTTAATGGTTACTATTGTacacatttatacatacagtgaggtccaaaagtctaaAACCACTAGAGAAAGTGCTTCTGTGTTGTACTCTTTACtaatttaatgcacatttttattacaaattatattaggagcataacaatttgagtaaaaaagttgaatagaaacatttaaatgaatttcatattttttcatatgtcttcgttttgctttaatgacaccaCAAGTTTGCGCAAAACCCGATGATCCTTATTATCCCAGAATTACTCCAAaaggttccaaagagcatcttgtgtgcttcaatggaagcaaagaaatctgaccttttgaacAAATTTGCTTCAGTTtgacacaaaaaatacaaatatttccaagtttaaaagcaaaacatatcgcatttcaatgtggtctcagacttctgGACCTCACTATTCATTCCTCCAAACACACCTATTCCATAAATCCACATGATAAGCATACATGTAGATGAGCAAAGCACCATTATAAACATGGTCACCCCTGTAACCAAGGGCAACAATCAACATGGCGGCACCTACCTGCATATGTCCTGAGAGGAGGGTGTAAATGATGTTTGAGACAAACTGTTCAGCACGACTCCCTGGGTGGAACTACTTGCCTGAAACAGCCAATTCCAAAGCCAGCTTTCAACATGAAGTGTAAAACAATCTTCAATCATGTGCCATTTAATTGTAAATCATTTACTTTGATGTGATAGGGCTTGCTGTGAATAATGACGGCAAACACAatagaagtgtgtgtgtgggctacCTTAGATATATTGCTGGATCGACTTCCTGATCGTCCAGGTGCTTTCTCACCCTAAAAGAAACAAAGAGGTTTAATAAAGTgcttgctgtctctctctctctctctctctctctctccctcttaccCACATTGAGGCCCTACAGTCTTTATGGTCATACTCCTAGATTAGGGTGGGAACCCTACAATAAATGTTCTATTTTTGGAGCTGTGGTGTGCCtacttttttctgctttttgatactaatttttcatttttggtcggGCACCCTCATTGAGCTTTGTGCCGTTGGATGTGGCAGGTATCCATGTCTGGGTGTTCATGGTaactaacatttatttttattgtttgcttCAACCTGGTTGATTAAAACATGGTTAGGTGATTATAAATAGAGGAGGGAACCATTCAGATCTTCATTCATTAAATATATAGAGCTCTGTTTAAAACTGTgtgaataatatttaaaaaaatcactaatTTAACACACGTTGACCTGTATAAcaaggcatgttgtcacactggtAAGCTGTCACAATATGAACCTACCATTATACAGCCTGTTATAGGGCATtggcttttcagcaaaatgtaaacagtaaaacaTCTATGAAATATATACAGCGTGCACAGACCTGACATTCACGATGACCCTTGTCTCACCTTCATTATATACTTGACCCTTGCGTGAATTTATATTATTGTGGTTTTAGAGTGTTCACTTGTTCAACCAACAGCTATAGCAAAAAtatgacgataatggaattttaggTGTTTAATGCCAACATACAAAAACCACTAATTGAAAGAAAATAGTTACTGAGATAGAGGCCTTGTGCCAACTTCCCTGTTTGACAACTAGCCACGGTTTCCCTAGTAAATGTCTTTGTgattgaacaatatttttaagcaTCATGCAATCAATGTCATGTATAATAAAACACagaagttattaaaactaattaAACTAGCATGCCACATACTCTTGCTATTTCTGCCATATGGCAGAAGCAGTAAAAGTAGCATGGGTAGTATGCAATTTCGAACTCGGCTGTTCTCTGCCACGCTTTTCTTGTGGAGATCAAACTTCAAAGTGCTGCTTGACCCTGGTGTTGAGCAGTGCATTGATGCCTTGATGTGAATCATGTGAatgtggcttcacgattgctgtaccAAAGCAGCCACAGCCTGCCGGCCAATtattattgtggaggatgaggtttaatgcacattgcaatgaatacacaaCCTACACTAAAAAAGAGGggtgtttgtttaataaaaactAGGAAACAATTTCCATGCAGGAATTGCTGGTAAACTTAACAgaacatattttcaagtaaagacTACACATTATTCTTGGTGGCTTAaattagaaattctcaagtaaaatttactttactaaagtttaatttaattaaatcaaattagtGCATTAATATGACAAGGTACTGGGGATTGATTCATGATGATGCATCATTAATAATATTTACTTTACAAAtgaagaatttacttaatatttcagTTCAAGTTTACACTTTAACTTATTCTGTGTAGAAAGTACTTCATCTTTTCTGCtacatttacttcaccacaaaatctttttattttttcagtgatgaggactagttctttcaattagttgaCCTTccactttgggaaatgtttaatgttacttgaattggtgctattttggtgCATTTCTGGCTTTATACTGCGAAAGGCTTTTTTTGGTAAATGTTAATAATCATTATTGTAAGGctacatattttgttttgtttttcctaagaataaactaaatgcattttcacaagaaaataagtatacagtacagagtcaaatttcagcactttcagaaTCTGCGATTAAATGCGATTAACAATGAAAAAccatgcgattaatcacaattaattattttaatcgactgaaagcattaatatactgtatatacaatacatCATCTTTTTTAGGTAGAAAAAACAATCTTTCTTCTAGACAGTTCTGATTTAGCTAGGAGGACAAACAAGAGTTCAAAATCAATATAAAAACACAAGTGGCACAAAGGGGAttgctgatttttatttaaaaattgctgAATGTTTTGTTTGCCAGTGATGGTAACTGAGGCGTTTGTGAAAACTGAGCTGCGTTAGCATTTATTGCCTTCTTGTACCCCAGGCAGAGGTCATTCCTCCTGGGCTTTTGGTGGGTCCACCTTTCCCACTGGTCCACACCTGGCCCATTATTAACTAACAATGTCTTTCCTTCTAGCTAAcatccaaaaacaaacacacacacacacacacacacacacacacacatatagtccTCTGGTGgttaatattttaagtttaaaacTAACGTTTAAGATCTCCACAAAGCACATTTAATGTGTTGCAAAGACAtagtgttgggttcaagtccaccttagtcgagtctgagtcgagtccgagtctttaaacaattgagtccgagtcgagtccgagtccaaaaggggccgagtcggactcaaagccgaatccataacaggccgagtccgaatgaatctgttcatgaatctgaataaaaaatttaatcataaactcaacatcaatattttaagcttattttaactttcacaactaagaaaagcaatttgtcaatataaatgcaacaaaaacacctctgttgcatttcatattcacattttatgattagtatactgctgaacaaacttcaaattgGTTTCAGAATGTATGAtggtactaactgtagagagcacatcaatatgaagacaaagccaaatcccagacatttagaggcaattttggacactttttttaggtctgaaaaagaggacgtatggtcaccctatgttacactatttgtttgcttgcttgtttgttattgcatcacaaatgccatggaatcggctggactctgaaaaaaaatccagattccaaaaggctcgagtccgattcaagtcagagtaaaaatgcatccgagtccatgacaagttaaatccattaaaattggactcgtgactcggactcgagtccaaactcgagtaccccaactctacaaagacatttttactgatttaatatatacatatacagtagataCTATATATGCCTGTCTGCTTGCATGCCTGTCTgctactttgaaaaaaaaatgttagccCAGAAAATTAACTTCATGTGGTAATATCTAAATGAACTGGGTTGAATAAACtgggtttgatttttatttattttttttaacatgactgAATCATCCTGACTGcataaggttacaccaacaaaactaattttaagggttagatcatgaAGAAATAACAAATGCAGCTTACCACTTTTTGTAGTGTATACATAAAACAACTCCCTAAATTTGTTATTAAGCTAAAACTGTTAACATTTGCTCTCTTATGGATTAAGAATGTCTATGTTGGTTGGCTGCTCTCAGTAAAGTATTGAgctctattctctctctctcctggagCGACACTTTATCACTCTGAATTATTGATGTGAAAGCTGACAGACACCA is a window of Myxocyprinus asiaticus isolate MX2 ecotype Aquarium Trade chromosome 8, UBuf_Myxa_2, whole genome shotgun sequence DNA encoding:
- the LOC127445072 gene encoding E3 ubiquitin-protein ligase MARCHF1-like isoform X1, which produces MPINPASASAPTAKRQVKRRIRRRRESSGTGAVGCVTECVDQPRHSRSYKQVHTHSDSSSEDEERWREARSWSREKARRRRSSGRHMQAQSRETRDGIELMSGNSDEGQKENQPPQCKEPNGKTHKKLSSKREEHGSQSQAANHRKGSERGSSRYGSEEEEPITKKYEERGSGDPDMAVPSPCKFTDPTNQNGTTPQACTDDELEVCRICHCEGDEECPLITPCRCTGSLRFVHQACLHQWIKSSDTRCCELCKYDFIMETHLKPLRKWEKLQMSTTERRKIVCSVTFHLAAVVCVIWSLYVLIDRTAEEIRQGKNNALLRLSLLNAVGVLEWPFWTKLIVVSVGFAGGLIFMYIQCKVYLQLWRRLKAFNRIIFVENCPDTARNRDDSLPPVTQSNGKHEAVEVPAPQTQTNTSCPVPTGSVEVAPV
- the LOC127445072 gene encoding E3 ubiquitin-protein ligase MARCHF1-like isoform X2, with the translated sequence MPVHQISVVPIAKETGSISRSSSKMRDKSKENEGEKAPGRSGSRSSNISKASSSTQGVVLNSLSQTSFTPSSQDICSSRGHTKLEVDGSDQTTLVMPINPASASAPTAKRQVKRRIRRRRESSGTGAVGCVTECVDQPRHSRSYKQVHTHSDSSSEDEERWREARSWSREKARRRRSSGRHMQAQSRETRDGIELMSGNSDEGQKENQPPQCKEPNGKTHKKLSSKREEHGSQSQAANHRKGSERGSSRYGSEEEEPITKKYEERGSGDPDMAVPSPCKFTDPTNQNGTTPQACTDDELEVCRICHCEGDEECPLITPCRCTGSLRFVHQACLHQWIKSSDTRCCELCKYDFIMETHLKPLRKWEKLQMSTTERRKIVCSVTFHLAAVVCVIWSLYVLIDRTAEEIRQGKNNALLRLSLLNAVGVLEWPFWTKLIVVSVGFAGGLIFMYIQCKVYLQLWRRLKAFNRIIFVENCPDTARNRDDSLPPVTQSNGKHEAVEVPAPQTQTNTSCPVPTGSVEVAPV